AACGAATAAAATTGACTGGGGAATTACCAAGCCCATTAAATCCGCCGACAGGGTGTGCATTTAATGCTCGTTGTCGATTAGCATTTGAGCATTGTACTCAACATCAACCGCAATTAGTTGATTATTGTCAACATAAAGTATCATGTTTTTATGTTGAAAAACAGGCTAGGCATGCTGAATAATAATGTGTAGTTATAAAATGTTAGATATAAATTTATATAATTACTAATTGTAATAAGGCAATAATTCAAATGTAATGTGTTAGAAAATTCATTAATATGTTTTATTGTCTTTTATAAATATAAATCAATCATTTATTAAGACTTTTTCGTTAGTATTTTTTAATTATTTCCTACTAATAAAAGCACTTTATCTCTTTTTGATAAGTCAATTATTGCACTCCTTTAGCATTTTGAATGCAGAATAAAATAGATTCCTAAGATTTAAAGTTTTACACTTTTGTCGTTTTTACTTATATACTAGTTTGGTGAAAGGTATGATATCTATAATAACACTTTATTAAAAGGTCAGTAGAAATGGTAAAAATTATAAATTCTGAACATGCTCCAGCGGCAATTGGTCCTTATGTACAAGCTGTTGATCTAAATCAACTTGTTTTCGTTTCTGGGCAAATTCCAATTGATGTAAAAACAGGTCTAATGCCACAAGATGTTAGCGAACAAGCAAAACAAAGCTTAGCAAATATAAAAGCAATCTTAGAGGCTGCTGATTTAACACCGGCTAATATTGTTAAAACTACGGTATTTCTAGCTGATTTGAATGATTTTGCTGCTGTGAATGCCGTATACGAGCAGTTTTTTATTGATAACCATGCGACATTTCCCGCACGTTCATGTGTACAAGTTGCACGAATTCCCAAAGATGCCAAAGTAGAAATAGAAGTGATTGCTTCAAGAAACAAATGAAAAACGTTTTCGAGGAAATAAATATTAAATAACATTTATCGATTTAAAATTGATTGATGAATGTAAATATTCTTAATATTTTCAATTACTTATTGCGTTTTATTAAGATAATAAATATTATTATTTAATACTTGGTTTCGTATATAAATATAATGGAGTTACCATATGATTAGATCTATTTTAAGAGTATCTTTAATTACTTTATCTTTCTTTATTGTCGGTATGGCAAATGCTGAACTAACGGAAAATAAAGATTATGTAGTTTTAAAAAACCCGCCAACATATGAGAATATTCCTCAAGGCAAAGTTGAAGTAATTGAATTCTTTTCATATGGCTGTTCTTATTGTTATAAATTGGAACCAGAACTTCTAGCTTGGTTAACAGAGCAATCACCTAATGTTACTTTCAAACGTATTGCTATACCTAGAAAAGGTAAATGGTTTGCTTATGCACGACTTTATTATGCTCTAGGTTTAATTTCTTCTAAGGAACAAGCTAGAATCACACCATTAATTTACAATGCCATCCATGAACAAAAACTAAATCTTGAAGATGATAATGAGTTATTAGATTGGGCTGCTAGCGAAAATGTTGATCGTGAGCAACTCGCAAAATATTATCAATCTGTTGATGTGGACAAATCTATTGCTCAAGCATTTGAATTAGCTAAATCTTATGAGTTGCAATATGTGCCAACCATTATTGTAAATAATAAATATCAATTACAGTTAGATAGTTCAAATAATTATGCTGGAACAAAGGAAAAGTTAGCTGAATTAGTTAAATTAGCTGAAACAAATTAGTCTTTTGTTTGTTATCTAAAATTAAAGATAATTATGCGTGATAATAAAGAGTATTTTAACAAATAAAATGATGGATATTGATTGGCAAAAGGCTTGATGTAATAATTTTGATGTTAATTAATACTATAATTTAAAAATAAGGCTTTATTATGTTTGAAAGTGTTGAACCATATGCAGGGGATCCAATATTATCTTTAGTTGTTGATTTTAATAACGATAAAAGAGATGGTAAAGTTAATCTAAGTATTGGCTATTACTATGATGAGAAGGGTATAGTGCCACAATTAACTTGTGTTAAACATGCAATTGATGCACTGTATCAATCAAGAAATTCAGCAGCATTATATTTACCAATGAGTGGATTGGCTAAATATTGTCAATCTATTCAACACTTATTATTTGGTGAAGATAATCCAATTATTAATTCCGGTCGAGTGGTAACGATCCAAACATTAGGCGGATCGGGTGCATTAAAAGTGGGGGCTGATTTTCTATATCGTTATTATCCTAATTCACAAGTATGGGTGAGTAATCCTACTTGGGATAATCATAAAGCGATTTTCGGTAGAGCGGGTTTTAAAGTTAATTCATACCCTTATTTCGATAGCCAAACTGGTGGTGTAGACTTTAATGCAATGCTCGAAACTTTAAGTAAACTACCAGCAAAGAGCATTATTTTACTCCATCCTTGTTGTCATAATCCTACTGGTGCTGATTTAACAA
Above is a genomic segment from Frischella perrara containing:
- a CDS encoding thiol:disulfide interchange protein DsbA/DsbL, whose amino-acid sequence is MIRSILRVSLITLSFFIVGMANAELTENKDYVVLKNPPTYENIPQGKVEVIEFFSYGCSYCYKLEPELLAWLTEQSPNVTFKRIAIPRKGKWFAYARLYYALGLISSKEQARITPLIYNAIHEQKLNLEDDNELLDWAASENVDREQLAKYYQSVDVDKSIAQAFELAKSYELQYVPTIIVNNKYQLQLDSSNNYAGTKEKLAELVKLAETN
- a CDS encoding RidA family protein; amino-acid sequence: MVKIINSEHAPAAIGPYVQAVDLNQLVFVSGQIPIDVKTGLMPQDVSEQAKQSLANIKAILEAADLTPANIVKTTVFLADLNDFAAVNAVYEQFFIDNHATFPARSCVQVARIPKDAKVEIEVIASRNK